Proteins from a single region of Paenibacillus rhizovicinus:
- a CDS encoding amylo-alpha-1,6-glucosidase codes for MNFDLREVPFSRYGSYIAFNRLPDREGGEAGLYLRTVHGDATPSESFRIEVIYEGRPVDFVEKASPSCLILEADHGSVAIILPDDNTVRVQGSGAVGIRFVKFKPVPDPNVHADYAIHLGGDRLQVNAFGNRCQFGFRLLQGTMLTNVPFGKLGVEPIVIEAVPQDGECFELSIRKFETSWIEPDEVYPFNESRLQIENEFAAWLDRMPDTPGVPSDAAVLAGYINWSSMVAPTGHIKRPAMFMAKNFMTNVWSWDHCFNAMALVYHDPALAWEQFIFPFDHQDAFGMLPDSVNDKLIIRNFTKPPVHGWALKRMMERNVAIGTPDKLAEIYGPLCRWTEWWFQFRDDDGDGIPQYNHGNDSGWDNSTIFEDVPVESPDLSAYLVIQMEVLSDIAAKLGKIDQSRAWRERAERLLEAMLDHFWTGESFVARRNGDHKEIRTDSLILTVPIILGRRLPESVRQSLIAQLQEGGKLLTPYGLASESPGSSKYEPDGYWRGPIWAPSTLIVADGIRESGETELASEIGRRFCAMASKFGMAENFDALTGRGLRDRAYTWTSSVFLILAHEYLSGM; via the coding sequence ATGAACTTTGATCTTCGTGAAGTGCCGTTCAGCCGCTATGGGTCCTATATCGCCTTTAACCGCCTTCCTGACCGGGAAGGCGGAGAGGCGGGTTTATATCTGCGTACCGTGCACGGGGACGCGACGCCTTCCGAGTCGTTTCGGATCGAGGTCATTTACGAGGGCCGCCCCGTCGATTTCGTCGAGAAAGCATCTCCATCCTGCCTGATCCTGGAGGCCGATCATGGCTCGGTTGCGATTATCCTGCCGGACGACAACACCGTTCGGGTACAGGGAAGCGGCGCTGTCGGCATCCGGTTCGTCAAGTTCAAGCCGGTTCCCGACCCGAATGTGCATGCCGACTATGCGATCCACCTTGGGGGCGACCGCCTGCAGGTGAATGCGTTCGGCAACCGGTGCCAATTCGGATTTCGTCTGCTTCAAGGGACTATGCTGACAAATGTGCCTTTCGGTAAGCTTGGCGTGGAACCCATCGTCATTGAAGCCGTGCCGCAAGACGGAGAGTGCTTTGAACTCTCCATCCGAAAATTCGAGACGTCGTGGATTGAGCCGGATGAAGTGTATCCGTTTAATGAATCGCGCCTGCAAATCGAGAACGAGTTCGCTGCTTGGCTGGACCGTATGCCGGATACGCCCGGTGTGCCGAGCGATGCCGCCGTCCTTGCCGGGTACATCAACTGGTCCTCCATGGTCGCTCCGACGGGCCATATCAAGCGGCCAGCGATGTTTATGGCCAAGAACTTCATGACGAACGTCTGGAGCTGGGACCACTGTTTCAACGCGATGGCGCTGGTGTATCATGATCCCGCGCTTGCATGGGAACAATTCATATTTCCGTTCGATCATCAGGATGCGTTCGGCATGCTGCCGGATTCGGTGAACGACAAGCTGATTATCCGCAACTTTACGAAGCCGCCAGTTCATGGCTGGGCTTTGAAACGGATGATGGAGCGGAATGTCGCCATCGGCACCCCAGACAAGCTTGCCGAAATTTACGGCCCGCTCTGCCGGTGGACAGAATGGTGGTTTCAATTCCGCGACGACGACGGGGACGGCATCCCGCAGTACAATCATGGGAACGACAGCGGGTGGGACAACTCCACTATTTTTGAAGATGTGCCGGTCGAGAGCCCGGATTTGTCCGCTTACCTTGTCATTCAAATGGAGGTATTATCCGACATTGCCGCCAAACTCGGGAAAATAGATCAATCGCGTGCCTGGAGGGAGCGTGCGGAACGGCTGCTCGAAGCCATGCTCGATCATTTCTGGACGGGCGAATCCTTCGTTGCGAGACGGAACGGGGATCACAAGGAAATCCGGACGGACAGCTTGATCCTGACCGTACCGATTATTCTGGGACGGAGGCTGCCCGAATCGGTTCGCCAAAGCTTGATTGCACAGTTGCAAGAGGGCGGAAAATTACTTACGCCTTATGGTCTTGCTTCCGAAAGTCCGGGCAGCAGCAAATATGAGCCTGACGGATATTGGCGCGGACCGATCTGGGCCCCGTCGACACTGATTGTCGCGGACGGTATTCGCGAATCCGGCGAGACCGAGCTCGCGTCGGAAATCGGGAGACGGTTCTGCGCCATGGCGTCGAAGTTCGGGATGGCCGAAAATTTTGATGCGCTGACAGGGAGGGGCCTTCGCGACAGGGCCTACACCTGGACATCCAGCGTGTTTCTCATTCTGGCACATGAGTACTTGTCAGGGATGTAA
- a CDS encoding extracellular solute-binding protein: protein MKTLTLRKTAASVLLASLILTAACSGNNSQSAGSNNSAGTSGTNSAANTDTAGTANEDGPISKYNPPITVSMIRPFDQTATFQPGESMEKNNWATALEQELGVIMKYPWGPIPGGQYEDKINIAIASNQLPDISQLAAPQLKQLVDAGSLEDLYPAYNKYATPLLKKIVEADGGRALKTATFDGKLMALTVPNGIGDAFGMLWVRKDWLDKLGLPEPKTMQDVQNIAQAFAKDGKIGLALDKDLIGNTFTLDGFANGYHAYPKKWIKDSNGKLVYGSIQPEMRTALQEAQKLYKDGAMDKEFGVKTADTVAQDFAAGKIGMTYGAMFFPLWPFADNKKNDPAADWRPYPIVSVDGKPAMPIADISSSGYFAAKKGFAHPEVIIKLANFYAEKFWSDHSTKEDYAKLREITVDDGKGGKKSVTVWFQAPFMVESGGKNQDNYIAINEALKTGDASKLNPEQTSNYNDIKKWLDNKDINGYGYNGVFGKGGSEGIILNYLQNENNYLINEFYGSATATMAARKSTLDKMELEVFTKIIMGAPIEDFDKFVQNWNKLGGEQITKEVNDWSASVNS, encoded by the coding sequence ATGAAAACGTTGACACTAAGAAAAACAGCGGCTAGCGTGCTGCTCGCATCACTGATTCTGACCGCGGCATGCTCGGGCAATAACAGCCAGTCTGCAGGAAGCAATAACAGCGCCGGCACATCGGGCACGAACTCCGCAGCCAACACGGACACTGCAGGAACAGCGAACGAAGACGGGCCAATTTCGAAGTATAACCCGCCGATAACGGTAAGTATGATCCGGCCATTTGATCAAACCGCTACTTTCCAGCCAGGCGAATCGATGGAGAAGAATAACTGGGCGACGGCTTTGGAGCAGGAACTCGGCGTCATCATGAAGTATCCGTGGGGACCGATACCAGGCGGCCAATACGAAGACAAAATCAATATTGCTATCGCATCCAATCAATTGCCTGACATTTCACAGCTTGCGGCGCCGCAGCTGAAACAGCTGGTGGATGCGGGATCGCTGGAAGATTTGTATCCTGCCTACAACAAATATGCTACGCCGCTGCTCAAGAAGATTGTTGAAGCCGACGGAGGGCGAGCGCTCAAGACGGCAACGTTCGATGGAAAATTGATGGCACTGACCGTGCCAAACGGCATCGGTGACGCGTTTGGCATGCTATGGGTACGGAAAGATTGGCTGGATAAGCTTGGGCTTCCCGAACCGAAAACGATGCAGGACGTTCAGAACATCGCTCAGGCGTTCGCGAAGGACGGCAAGATCGGGCTTGCGCTTGACAAAGACCTGATCGGCAACACGTTTACGCTGGACGGTTTTGCAAACGGCTATCATGCCTATCCGAAAAAATGGATCAAGGACAGCAACGGCAAACTTGTATACGGCTCGATCCAGCCCGAAATGAGAACCGCGCTGCAGGAAGCCCAGAAGCTTTATAAAGACGGCGCCATGGACAAGGAGTTCGGCGTCAAAACAGCCGATACGGTGGCGCAGGATTTCGCGGCAGGCAAAATCGGCATGACCTACGGGGCAATGTTCTTCCCGCTGTGGCCATTCGCCGACAACAAGAAAAACGATCCGGCGGCGGACTGGCGGCCGTACCCGATCGTATCCGTCGACGGCAAGCCGGCAATGCCGATCGCCGACATCAGCAGCAGCGGCTACTTCGCGGCCAAGAAAGGCTTTGCCCATCCGGAAGTGATCATTAAGCTGGCCAACTTCTATGCCGAAAAATTCTGGAGCGATCACTCGACCAAAGAAGATTACGCTAAGCTTCGCGAAATCACGGTTGATGACGGCAAAGGCGGCAAGAAGTCAGTTACCGTATGGTTCCAGGCTCCGTTTATGGTCGAGAGCGGCGGTAAAAACCAAGACAACTATATAGCCATTAACGAAGCGCTAAAGACCGGCGACGCATCGAAGCTGAATCCGGAGCAGACATCGAACTACAATGATATCAAGAAGTGGCTCGACAACAAGGATATCAACGGCTACGGCTACAACGGCGTATTCGGGAAGGGTGGTTCCGAAGGCATCATTCTTAACTATCTCCAAAACGAGAATAACTACTTGATCAACGAGTTTTACGGTTCAGCAACGGCTACGATGGCCGCGCGCAAATCGACACTCGACAAGATGGAACTCGAAGTGTTCACCAAAATCATCATGGGCGCACCAATCGAAGACTTCGATAAATTCGTACAGAATTGGAACAAGCTCGGAGGGGAACAAATCACCAAAGAAGTGAACGACTGGAGCGCATCCGTCAATTCCTAA
- a CDS encoding ABC transporter permease, translating into MSRNNRKFSAQLPFLLLLIPGIILTVIYSYGPMFGTVMAFQQYTPAKGFTGSPWIGMDNFTYLFQLPDFKNALRNTLFIAIMKIIFGLVAPLSVGLLLNEMRKMLIKRTIQTLIYLPHFLSWVIISGVLIDILSPSQGIVNDLLKAFGVQPVFFLGNNHWFPWVIILSDTWKEFGFGTIIYLAAMTGVNPSLYEAAAIDGAGRWKQTWHVTLPGIRPIVILLVTLSLGRVLDAGFDQIFNLYSPITYESGDVIDTLVYRLGLKQAQFSVAAAAGLFRSVVSLILISVSYYIAKRFANYRIF; encoded by the coding sequence ATGAGCCGCAATAACCGCAAATTCTCTGCACAACTGCCCTTTCTGCTGCTGCTTATACCGGGCATCATCCTGACGGTCATTTACAGCTACGGGCCGATGTTCGGCACCGTTATGGCGTTTCAGCAATACACGCCGGCCAAGGGGTTTACCGGATCACCTTGGATTGGCATGGATAATTTCACGTACCTGTTTCAGCTGCCGGATTTTAAAAATGCCCTTCGCAATACGCTTTTCATTGCGATCATGAAAATCATATTCGGGCTTGTTGCTCCGCTCTCCGTCGGGCTGCTGCTGAACGAAATGCGGAAAATGTTGATCAAACGCACGATCCAAACGCTGATTTACCTACCGCATTTCCTGTCATGGGTTATCATTTCCGGCGTGTTGATCGACATCCTGTCGCCGTCCCAGGGTATTGTCAATGACTTGCTCAAGGCTTTCGGCGTCCAACCTGTTTTTTTTCTCGGCAATAACCATTGGTTTCCCTGGGTAATTATTCTGTCCGATACCTGGAAGGAATTCGGCTTCGGTACGATCATTTATTTGGCGGCCATGACTGGGGTCAATCCTTCGCTCTATGAAGCCGCGGCGATCGATGGTGCCGGCCGGTGGAAACAAACGTGGCACGTTACGCTTCCGGGGATCCGGCCGATCGTTATCCTGCTAGTGACGCTCAGTCTCGGACGCGTGCTTGACGCGGGCTTCGACCAGATCTTTAACCTGTACAGTCCGATTACGTACGAAAGCGGGGACGTCATTGATACGTTGGTCTACCGGCTGGGCCTTAAGCAGGCGCAATTCAGCGTTGCGGCCGCCGCGGGGCTGTTCCGATCTGTCGTGTCGCTGATCCTAATTTCGGTCTCCTACTACATTGCGAAGCGATTTGCGAACTATCGGATTTTCTAA
- a CDS encoding carbohydrate ABC transporter permease, which translates to MNTLTPGRIVFNLFNYFFLSVLAVLCVLPLVNVLMISFSDNAAVAAGHVKLWPIGFNTDSYRFVFHKPEFLKAFGIGLQKLLLGVAISIVLTIMVAYPLSKEPEVFRWRTPLVWFFVITMLVSGGLIPSYIIVMKTGLINSIWALVLPGAVPVYLVVLLLNFFRSLPKELEESAFIEGASHWQSMWKIYVPLSLPAIATITLFSAVSNWNDWFSGLIYMNMPEKYPLATYLQTILITLDPSQMKDTAFDVGQFKNVSLRTYKAAQIFLGALPILLAYPFLQRFFVHGIVLGSVKE; encoded by the coding sequence GTGAATACGTTGACGCCCGGCAGAATCGTCTTTAATCTGTTTAACTATTTCTTTTTGTCCGTCTTGGCCGTACTCTGCGTGTTGCCCTTGGTCAATGTGCTGATGATTTCGTTCAGTGATAATGCGGCGGTGGCTGCGGGACACGTCAAATTGTGGCCGATCGGCTTCAATACCGATTCGTACCGTTTTGTGTTTCACAAGCCCGAATTTCTGAAGGCGTTCGGGATTGGTTTGCAGAAGCTTCTATTAGGCGTTGCTATTAGCATTGTGCTTACGATCATGGTGGCGTATCCGCTGTCCAAAGAGCCAGAAGTCTTCCGCTGGCGCACGCCTCTAGTCTGGTTCTTTGTCATTACAATGCTGGTGAGCGGCGGACTCATTCCAAGCTATATCATCGTCATGAAGACGGGTCTCATCAACTCGATCTGGGCGCTTGTGCTGCCGGGCGCCGTGCCGGTCTATTTAGTCGTGCTACTTCTGAATTTCTTCCGAAGCCTGCCAAAGGAGCTGGAAGAGTCGGCTTTTATCGAAGGCGCTTCGCACTGGCAGTCGATGTGGAAAATCTATGTCCCGCTGTCGCTTCCGGCCATCGCCACAATTACACTTTTCTCCGCGGTGAGCAACTGGAACGATTGGTTCTCGGGCTTAATCTACATGAATATGCCGGAGAAATATCCGCTGGCTACCTATCTGCAAACAATTCTGATCACACTCGACCCGAGCCAGATGAAAGACACCGCGTTCGACGTGGGTCAATTCAAAAACGTATCGCTGCGAACCTATAAAGCGGCACAGATTTTCCTCGGCGCATTACCGATCCTGCTCGCTTACCCATTCCTGCAGCGCTTCTTCGTGCATGGTATTGTGCTTGGAAGCGTGAAGGAGTAG
- a CDS encoding sensor histidine kinase, translating to MNAGKMPHISIFYKVVVVFLALTIPIYTVSLAITRKGADNVKKEITDSMKTRVEFYMNSLEMELDRLMRLQRELITDDDLRNLSVLSEAMSDNERVRAILRFQKRLVLIQSSSMYVEEASVFVPSIDGYITSNQMFTNMPSKLYSSFYSLTNHNLTPIVTLNDSIYIIQREPNPVLAKNPNFILVTKLSKKKIQEAIAQFTGNENGRAYLLSDRLDWAIAGDPQVDDIGIVQSMFKQKYMGRVESAMDSTVLEGQNYFLTFDHSRALAISLLFYVPMDQVLGPIRTYNEWFRLLVVASILVILLFSSWVYRLIHRPLRKLVRTFKQVERGNLGLTISHVSKDEFGYLYTQFNSMLNKIRELIVEVYEQKYLKQRAEFKQLQSQINPHFLYNIFFTMDQMVKMEDYEALRPFIRHTGHYFQFITRNFKDDIPLEQEVGFTTAFIEIQNIRFHNRIELSLQPLPEQLRDLLIPRLTLQPIVENAYKHGLEQMAGGAKLWLNYGDTDGMASIFVEDNGKGVTDEELAALRGAMGTSMPMAETTGLINVHHRLRMHFGDKAGLSVDHGEQGGFRVCIRIPKERRMRDVPAVDRG from the coding sequence ATGAACGCAGGAAAAATGCCGCATATCTCCATCTTTTATAAGGTAGTTGTCGTCTTCCTTGCACTGACGATTCCGATTTACACGGTAAGCCTTGCCATAACGCGCAAGGGAGCAGACAACGTCAAGAAGGAAATTACGGACTCCATGAAAACGAGGGTGGAGTTCTATATGAACTCGCTCGAGATGGAACTTGACCGGTTGATGCGCCTCCAGCGTGAGCTGATCACAGACGATGACCTGCGCAACTTGAGCGTGCTGAGCGAAGCGATGTCGGACAACGAGCGCGTGCGAGCGATCCTGCGGTTTCAGAAACGCCTGGTTCTGATTCAAAGCTCCAGCATGTATGTGGAAGAGGCTTCGGTGTTCGTTCCTTCGATTGACGGCTATATCACGTCGAATCAGATGTTCACCAACATGCCAAGCAAGCTGTATTCATCCTTTTACAGTCTGACGAATCATAATCTTACGCCAATCGTGACGTTAAACGATTCGATTTATATCATTCAGCGGGAACCCAATCCTGTGCTGGCTAAGAACCCGAATTTTATCCTGGTTACCAAGCTGTCCAAGAAGAAAATCCAGGAGGCCATTGCCCAATTTACCGGTAACGAAAATGGCAGGGCGTATCTGCTCAGCGACAGGCTGGATTGGGCGATCGCGGGCGATCCACAGGTGGACGATATCGGTATCGTACAGAGCATGTTTAAACAAAAATACATGGGGCGCGTCGAATCGGCCATGGACTCGACCGTACTGGAGGGCCAAAACTATTTCCTGACTTTCGACCATTCCAGAGCGCTCGCCATTTCATTACTGTTTTACGTCCCAATGGATCAAGTGCTTGGTCCGATCCGTACCTACAATGAATGGTTCAGACTGCTTGTTGTCGCTTCCATCTTGGTGATTCTGCTGTTCTCGTCCTGGGTGTACCGGTTGATTCATCGGCCGCTTCGCAAGCTGGTGCGGACGTTCAAACAGGTGGAGCGGGGGAACCTGGGCCTCACCATCAGCCACGTCAGCAAGGATGAATTCGGCTATCTGTACACCCAGTTCAATTCCATGCTGAACAAGATTCGGGAGCTTATCGTCGAGGTCTACGAACAGAAGTATCTGAAACAGCGCGCCGAGTTCAAGCAGCTCCAATCTCAGATCAATCCCCATTTTCTTTACAATATTTTTTTCACAATGGATCAAATGGTCAAGATGGAGGACTACGAAGCACTTCGCCCGTTTATTCGCCATACCGGACATTACTTTCAGTTTATCACCCGAAACTTCAAGGACGATATCCCGCTCGAGCAAGAGGTTGGGTTCACCACGGCATTCATAGAAATTCAGAATATCCGGTTCCATAACCGGATAGAACTCTCCTTGCAGCCATTGCCGGAGCAGCTGCGAGATCTGTTGATTCCGCGGCTTACCTTGCAGCCGATTGTTGAGAATGCCTACAAGCATGGGCTGGAGCAAATGGCAGGAGGGGCGAAGCTGTGGCTGAACTATGGAGATACCGACGGCATGGCGAGCATATTCGTCGAGGATAACGGCAAGGGAGTGACGGATGAAGAACTTGCGGCGCTTCGAGGTGCGATGGGCACGTCGATGCCAATGGCCGAGACGACCGGACTCATTAATGTGCATCATCGATTGAGAATGCATTTTGGAGACAAGGCCGGGCTGTCCGTCGACCATGGTGAGCAGGGAGGCTTCCGGGTCTGCATCCGGATACCGAAAGAGAGGAGGATGCGCGATGTACCGGCTGTTGATCGTGGATGA
- a CDS encoding response regulator, which produces MYRLLIVDDEPYIVNGMHVTFQECTHLELDIYLALSAEEAIAWLNKTRIDIILSDIRMPGMTGIELQEIVARQWPDCKMIFLSGYNEFEYVQSAIRNQGADYLLKTEGEEAIIQAVERVIRRIEEEREMKSAVHDVRKQLRSALPVLQKDYLIELLKGEISADAALKKRLSELQIGLSAELPVMAAVGRIDDWNQIVSSFDKDLILYAVQNIAQEFISSGSRFTGVMIDKVKFVWIFQPLARDEQPQHDQLRIWVRFVQGTLETIQRTCRELLQVTFSLACSGSATTWERLSIKYEELSRLLGSGLGNNQEMLLFEQDSGDKPKMTEPDNDLGIRSVLNRLDLIETYLDNGSEAEFDFVYRQIEEKTTISYPVFLEFYFGVVSAVISHLNRWSSLYQSADIPDIERLVRIDGFVSRGDAIASLREFCKSLFAIRQKNQRDKTKEIVLRINQYIEEHIDGDLSLTRLSGLVYLSPEYLSRLYKQISGIGISEQITGVRMAKARLLLKDTNLKIHEIARIVGYESAPTFTRFFKKTNFVTPQEYRDRFVTI; this is translated from the coding sequence ATGTACCGGCTGTTGATCGTGGATGATGAGCCTTATATCGTCAATGGTATGCATGTCACATTCCAGGAATGCACACATCTGGAGCTTGATATTTATCTGGCTCTCTCAGCCGAGGAGGCGATAGCCTGGCTAAATAAAACCCGGATCGACATCATTCTTTCGGATATTCGAATGCCCGGCATGACGGGAATCGAGCTGCAGGAGATCGTCGCGAGGCAATGGCCGGATTGCAAGATGATTTTCTTGTCAGGCTATAACGAGTTTGAGTATGTGCAAAGCGCGATCCGCAATCAGGGAGCCGATTATTTGCTCAAGACCGAAGGCGAGGAGGCCATTATTCAGGCGGTTGAGAGAGTCATCCGCCGCATTGAAGAAGAACGGGAAATGAAGAGTGCCGTGCACGATGTCCGTAAACAGCTTCGATCGGCGCTGCCCGTTCTTCAGAAGGATTATCTCATCGAGCTGTTGAAGGGTGAGATTTCTGCGGACGCCGCGCTTAAGAAGAGGCTCTCCGAGCTTCAAATCGGACTTTCGGCCGAGCTCCCCGTGATGGCTGCCGTCGGAAGGATTGACGATTGGAACCAGATCGTCTCTTCGTTCGACAAGGATCTGATCCTGTATGCGGTCCAGAATATCGCTCAAGAATTTATTTCCTCCGGGTCGAGGTTTACCGGCGTTATGATCGATAAAGTCAAATTTGTATGGATATTTCAGCCCCTTGCGCGGGACGAGCAGCCGCAGCATGATCAACTGCGGATTTGGGTCCGGTTCGTGCAGGGTACATTGGAGACCATTCAACGGACCTGTAGGGAGCTGCTCCAGGTAACGTTCTCCCTTGCCTGCTCCGGATCCGCCACTACCTGGGAGCGGCTTTCGATCAAGTATGAAGAGTTGTCAAGGCTTCTTGGCAGCGGCTTGGGCAACAATCAGGAAATGCTCTTGTTTGAACAGGATTCAGGCGATAAGCCCAAAATGACGGAGCCTGACAATGACTTGGGAATTCGAAGTGTATTGAATCGTCTGGACCTTATCGAAACGTACCTGGACAACGGCAGCGAAGCGGAGTTTGATTTCGTATATCGGCAAATAGAAGAGAAAACAACGATATCTTATCCGGTTTTTCTTGAATTTTACTTTGGCGTCGTTTCTGCCGTCATCTCTCATCTGAACCGCTGGTCCTCACTCTACCAGTCGGCAGATATTCCCGACATCGAACGGCTGGTTCGAATTGACGGATTCGTTTCACGCGGCGATGCCATTGCTTCCCTTCGGGAATTCTGCAAAAGTCTGTTTGCGATTCGGCAGAAGAACCAGCGGGATAAAACGAAAGAAATTGTTCTCAGGATCAATCAGTATATTGAGGAACACATCGACGGAGATCTATCGCTCACCAGGCTATCCGGACTCGTGTATTTAAGTCCCGAATATTTGTCCCGGCTTTACAAGCAAATCTCCGGCATCGGCATATCGGAGCAGATAACTGGCGTGAGAATGGCAAAGGCTCGTTTGTTGCTCAAAGATACAAATCTTAAAATCCATGAAATCGCCAGGATCGTCGGGTACGAGTCGGCACCTACTTTTACGCGGTTTTTTAAAAAAACAAACTTCGTAACTCCCCAGGAATACCGCGATCGGTTTGTAACCATCTAA